CGATGATCCCCGCGCCGATCAGCGCCAGCCCCGCGCCCCAGAGGCTGGGCGAATCGGGTGTGCGGCCCTCCACCACCTGCCCCCACAGCAGAGACAGGGCGATAAACAGGCCGCCATACGCGGCGTAGGCCCGGGCAAAGTCGAACGAAGCCGGTTGTAGGGTGGGAAGGATGCCGTAAAGCACGAGGGTAAGCGCTCCCAGCAAACCCACCCAGAGGGGGCGGCCCTCGCGCAGCCACAGCCACACCAGGTAACCGCCGCCGATTTCTGCGGCACCCGCGAGCACGAACAGCACAACAGAACGGAACATGGAGGGCATGGTCGCGGGTGGGGGCCCCTACAACCCGGCGAGGTGCTGGTGAACGAACGACACCGTGACCGAGCCTTCGCCCACCGCCGAGGCAACGCGCTTGACGCTGGTGGAGCGCACGTCGCCCACCGCGAAGATACCGGGAACGTTCGTCTCCAGCGGAAAGGGGGCCCGTTCCAGCGGCCACCCGCGCAGATCGTCCTCGCGCAGTTGGTCACCCACGCGCAGAAAACCCCGCGCGTCGCGCGCCACCACGCCGTCCAGCCAGCCGGTGTGCGGCGCGGCCCCGATAAAGGAGAAGAGGAAGTGCGTGGGGACGGTGCGTTCCTCGCCCGTCTCGCAGTTTTTCAGGGTCAATTTCTCCAGCCGCTCCTCGCCGTGCACGGCCATAACCTCGTGGCGGGTCAGCACCCCGATGTTCGGCGTCTTGCGAATCTGGTCCACGAGATACTGGCTCATCCTGGCCTCCAGGCTCGCGCCCCGTACCAGCATGGTCACCTGCGCCGCCGCCTGCGAAAAGTACATTGCCGCCTGTCCCGCCGAGTTGCCCGCGCCGACGATATACACGTTCTCTCCCGCGCAGTCCACGGCCTCCGAGCGGGCTGCGCCGTAGTACACCCCGCGCCCGGTCAGCGCCTCGGCCCCCTGCGCCGGAAGTTTCTGCCAGCTCACGCCCGTGGCGATCACCACCGCGTGCGCGCTGATCTCGCCCTCACCCGCCACCTCCAGCACCTTGTACGGTCCTTCCACCCGCAGGGAGGTCACGTCCCTTGGGGTCAGCAGGTCCACCCCGAACTTCTGCGCCTGCGCCACCGCCCGCCGCGCCAGGTCTCCGCCCGAGAGCCCGGCTGGAAAGCCCAGGTAATTCTCGATGCGTGACGACGTGCCCGCCTGCCCGCCCGGAGCCTCGCGCTCGATCAGCAGCGTGGACAGCCCCTCGGACGCCCCATACACCGCTGCCGCCAGCCCCGCCGGGCCGCCCCCCACGATGGCGAGGTCGTAAAAAGGCCGGGAGGCGGGCCGGGAAAGCCCCACGGCCTCTGCCACCGCTGCCGGGTCAGGGTCGGCCAGGCGCTCGCCGCCGGGCAGGATCACCAGGGGCAGGGCCTCACCGCCCTCGTCTCCCAGCAGTTCCTGCGCTTCGTCGTTCGTCTCCAGGTCATAGAAGGTGTACGGCACGCCGTTGCGTGCCAGAAAATCGCGCAGGTCGTGCGAGCGTGGAGACCAGCGGTCGCCGACGATCTTCAGGCCGCCGTAGCCCGGCTTGAACTCACCGCGCCAGTCGTCCAGCAGGTCGTCAAGCACCGGGTAGAGCTGCTCCTGCGGCGGGTCCCAGGGCTTGGTGAGGTAAAAATGCACCTGCGACTCGTTGATCGCCCGGATGGCCGCGTCGGTGTCGGCATAGGCGGTGAGCAGCGCCCGCTTGGCGCCGGGAAACAGGGCGGCGGCGCGGGACAAGAAGGCCACCCCGTCCAACCCTGGCATCCGCTGGTCGCTGAGCAGCAGCGCCACGGGATCGCCCCGCTCGCGCACCTCCTTCAGGGCGTCCAGCGCCTCCTCACCGCTTTCCGCCCGCAGCACGCGGTAATCGGCGCTGTAGCGGGCGCGCAGGTCACGGGCCACGGCGCGCAGCACGTCGGGGTCGTCGTCCACGACGAGCATCACGGGTTTGGGTGTCTGGGTGAGGGTCAAGGGGAAAACTCCTGTCCTGGGTGGGTGACCTGGGTGTGCGTGGGAAGTGGTCAGCGGTAGGTGGAAAAGAGGTGGAAGCCAGCTGTGCGCCGCGCGCTACAGCGCCGCCGGCAGCAGCACCGCGAATTCGGTGTGCCCCGGCTGGCTGCTCACGCGCACCGTGCCGCCATGCTGGCGCATCACGATCCGGCTCACCAGATCCAGCCCCAGGCCGCTGCCCTCGCCCACGGGCTTGGTGGTGAAAAAAGGCTCGAAGATGCGGCCCTGGATCTCGGGCGGAATGCCGGGACCGTCGTCGATGACGCTCACCGCCACCTGCCCACCGCGCTCCCCGGCCTTCAGGGTGACGTGCCCGCCCTCGGGCAGCGCGTCCACAGCGTTGACCAGGAGGTTGGTCCACACCTGGTTCAGCGCTCCCTCGTCGGCGAGGACGGGCGGCAGGTCCGGCGCGTACTCGCGCGTTACCGTGATCTTTTTCGAGCGCAGCTTGTACGCGAGCATCGTCACCGTGCTGTCCAGGCCCCGGCGCACATCCGCGCGGGCGCGGTCCCCGCCCCGGTCCATGTGGGAGTAGGTCTTCACGCTCGCCACCAGGTCCGAGATGCGCCCCGCCGCGTGCAGCACGTCGCGCAGCAGGGCCAGGCTGGCGAGCCGGAATTCCAGGTAGGCCACACCCGTCGCGCCGCCCTGCGGACACGCGGCGGCCAGCTGCGTGAGGTCCGGGAGGCGCACCCCCCCTTCCACCAGCGTGCCCGCGCGTTCCGCTGCGCCCGGCACCCCCTCGTCCGCGAGCCAGTCGGCCACCTCGTCTTCCAGTTCCGAGCGGCGCAGCGGCGTCAGGCGCTCGTCCATGCGGGTCATGGCGGTGCGGGCGGCGTCCTCCAGGGCTTCCAAAGCGTCTGGCTCCGGGGCCGCCTCCAGCCAGGCGCGCAGCAACTGAGGCAGGGTGCCCAGCCGCGTCTCCAGGGCCGCCGCCGCGCTGCGAACCGCCGCCGCGGGGTTGTTCAGTTCGTGCGCCAGCCCCGCAGAGAGTTTGCCCAGGGCGCTCAGGCGTTCGCGCTGCTCGTCGGCCTGGACCGCCACCCGGATGCGGTCGGCCAGCACCGCCATAAAGCGCGGCTCCAGCGCGGGAATGCGCTCCCGCAACTCCCCGAACAGCGCTCCCGGAAACGTCGCCAGCCGCGTCAGCCCCACGGCCCGCCCGGTGGACGGAAAGTGCGTCATGCGCGAGTGCGGCAGCAGGCCGCTGACCTCGCCGCCCGCCACCACCCAGCGAATGGGTTGCCCACCCACCTCGCCGGTGTACTCGATCTGTCCGGAAAACATCAGGTGCAGGTGACCGGCGGGGTCCCCGGCATGGACAAGGACTTCGCCGTTGGCGAGGGCGTGGACTTCGGCGTGTTCGGCGATCCACGCCAGGTCTGCCTCCGGCAGGTCGGCCAGCACGGTGACCTGCCGCAAGTCGTCGAGGGTGGGCCTCACCCCAGGGTCACCCGGTCCACGTAGCACCAGCGCCACGCTTCGCCCGGTTCCACCGAGCGGACGATGGGATGCCCCGTCTCCCCGAAGTGGCGGGTGGCGTGCCTGTTCTTGCTCGAATCGCAGCAGCCCACGTGCCCGCAGGTCATGCACATCCGCAGGTGAACCCAGGTGTCTCCGGTCTTCACGCAGTCCTCGCACACCTGCTTCCCTGTGTGCGCCGGTTCCAGAAGAAGGATGCTGCCCTCGTGCGTGCAGGTGCCCTGACTCATGGCCCTACAGTGACACACGCCCTGCAAAAGACCATAGGAGGGCGGACCTGCGACGCGCCTCTACCCGGCTTCGCCCGCGTCCCTGAGGGTGAAGAAAAAGGCGCTGCCCTCGCCCGGTACGCTCTCCACCCACACCGTTCCGCCGTGATGCTCGGCCACCTTGCGGACGATGGCGAGGCCCATGCCGGTGCCCTCGTACTCCTCACGCAGGTGCAGCCGCTGGAAAATCTGGAAGATGCGCTCGCGGTACTGGGGCTCGATGCCGATGCCGTTGTCGCGCACGGCCACGCGCCAGCCTTCAGCCACGCGCTCGGCGGTGATGCGCACCTCCGGCGTCACGCCCGGGCGGCGAAACTTCAGCGCGTTGCCAATCAGATTCTGAAACAGTTGTGTCAGCTCGGACGGCACACCCTGCACGGCGGGGAGTTTCCCCACCTGCACCCGCGCCCCGCTTCCCTCCGTGGCGGCCCGCAGCCGCTCCAGCGCCTCCTGGAGCGGCCCGGCGAGCGGCACGGCCCGCAGGGGTTCGCGCACCGAGTTCAGGCGCGAGAAGACGAGCAGGTCGTCGATGAGGACCTTCATCCGCTCCGCCCCCTGCGTCACCAGCCCC
This is a stretch of genomic DNA from Deinococcus hopiensis KR-140. It encodes these proteins:
- a CDS encoding UBP-type zinc finger domain-containing protein — its product is MSQGTCTHEGSILLLEPAHTGKQVCEDCVKTGDTWVHLRMCMTCGHVGCCDSSKNRHATRHFGETGHPIVRSVEPGEAWRWCYVDRVTLG
- a CDS encoding response regulator encodes the protein MTLTQTPKPVMLVVDDDPDVLRAVARDLRARYSADYRVLRAESGEEALDALKEVRERGDPVALLLSDQRMPGLDGVAFLSRAAALFPGAKRALLTAYADTDAAIRAINESQVHFYLTKPWDPPQEQLYPVLDDLLDDWRGEFKPGYGGLKIVGDRWSPRSHDLRDFLARNGVPYTFYDLETNDEAQELLGDEGGEALPLVILPGGERLADPDPAAVAEAVGLSRPASRPFYDLAIVGGGPAGLAAAVYGASEGLSTLLIEREAPGGQAGTSSRIENYLGFPAGLSGGDLARRAVAQAQKFGVDLLTPRDVTSLRVEGPYKVLEVAGEGEISAHAVVIATGVSWQKLPAQGAEALTGRGVYYGAARSEAVDCAGENVYIVGAGNSAGQAAMYFSQAAAQVTMLVRGASLEARMSQYLVDQIRKTPNIGVLTRHEVMAVHGEERLEKLTLKNCETGEERTVPTHFLFSFIGAAPHTGWLDGVVARDARGFLRVGDQLREDDLRGWPLERAPFPLETNVPGIFAVGDVRSTSVKRVASAVGEGSVTVSFVHQHLAGL
- a CDS encoding YnfA family protein, translating into MFRSVVLFVLAGAAEIGGGYLVWLWLREGRPLWVGLLGALTLVLYGILPTLQPASFDFARAYAAYGGLFIALSLLWGQVVEGRTPDSPSLWGAGLALIGAGIIAYWPR
- a CDS encoding ATP-binding protein, producing the protein MRPTLDDLRQVTVLADLPEADLAWIAEHAEVHALANGEVLVHAGDPAGHLHLMFSGQIEYTGEVGGQPIRWVVAGGEVSGLLPHSRMTHFPSTGRAVGLTRLATFPGALFGELRERIPALEPRFMAVLADRIRVAVQADEQRERLSALGKLSAGLAHELNNPAAAVRSAAAALETRLGTLPQLLRAWLEAAPEPDALEALEDAARTAMTRMDERLTPLRRSELEDEVADWLADEGVPGAAERAGTLVEGGVRLPDLTQLAAACPQGGATGVAYLEFRLASLALLRDVLHAAGRISDLVASVKTYSHMDRGGDRARADVRRGLDSTVTMLAYKLRSKKITVTREYAPDLPPVLADEGALNQVWTNLLVNAVDALPEGGHVTLKAGERGGQVAVSVIDDGPGIPPEIQGRIFEPFFTTKPVGEGSGLGLDLVSRIVMRQHGGTVRVSSQPGHTEFAVLLPAAL